A window of Pirellula sp. SH-Sr6A contains these coding sequences:
- a CDS encoding DUF1801 domain-containing protein — translation MQSKASTVAEYLDSLPDDRRAGIEAMRRAVREHLDPGFEEGMQYGMVGYYVPHQLYPAGYHCDPRQPLPFGGIASQKNHLTIYFMHLYMFPDELKWFEKEYAKTGKKLDMGKSCIRFKKLEDIPLELLGRTVQRISVDRYIRLYEQVVGPKKKESKATRSKTLVTKKTPTAKKKVTKTVATNKTATKKTATKKTATKKTATKKATTRKATKATKKKSK, via the coding sequence ATGCAGAGCAAAGCTTCCACCGTGGCGGAGTATCTCGACAGCCTACCGGATGATCGCCGCGCGGGAATCGAAGCGATGCGGCGAGCGGTGCGAGAACATCTAGATCCTGGGTTCGAGGAAGGAATGCAATACGGGATGGTCGGCTATTATGTCCCACACCAACTCTATCCGGCCGGTTATCACTGCGATCCCAGGCAACCACTCCCTTTCGGGGGTATCGCGTCTCAAAAGAATCACCTCACGATCTACTTCATGCACCTCTACATGTTTCCCGACGAACTGAAATGGTTTGAAAAGGAATACGCCAAAACGGGCAAGAAACTGGATATGGGAAAGAGTTGTATACGATTCAAAAAACTCGAAGACATCCCCCTAGAACTGCTCGGCCGCACGGTCCAACGTATCTCAGTCGATCGATACATTCGTCTTTATGAACAAGTGGTTGGACCGAAGAAGAAAGAGTCGAAAGCGACCCGCAGCAAAACTTTAGTCACCAAGAAGACTCCCACTGCGAAGAAAAAGGTGACCAAGACGGTTGCAACTAACAAGACCGCGACCAAGAAGACCGCGACCAAGAAGACCGCGACCAAGAAGACCGCGACCAAGAAAGCAACCACCAGGAAGGCGACCAAGGCTACTAAGAAGAAATCTAAATGA
- a CDS encoding HEAT repeat domain-containing protein: MEIDPFESSDEAHLWSLRVFQKLETATRVEGTGRSEFPDPDSPFWSFAVARELTENWEHYSPDLRPTPQGPQANQSVDLTDPDDASDASLLHQPNFGALEKLLHKLAQWLRQSVAAPLDSEEAVLRRLVAVQCAAELYLKIRHGRFTRVEGALLQVPFASGHSTAIRMGIDLLLQQPPDAWTSASLALSPLLQIDDWDTSIVFPRVFDTANPSILSSALDIANHLFTQRKVDSHPAKERYPLFVKLLGEMVQRLGVLEENPSKFGDSAESIQRILFDSVSLCVSLCHTMSAIGDASCIGKLNQALELKHRRIRTEAAFALGKLGEQHGIDALVEMAIDPAVRTRVLAYSEELGCIEKIDEQYRSILALAESQLAQWLAQVENMGLPPTRLELLEQRTLPWPGFESPQECFLFRFGYGMRDSEFSNVGFAGPTSKAFSQDLANVSMDDAFAIFAGWDIEHPEAYETPADRLSTSDEATMMEWGQMLQPDKFEVVEPAFLAHFFGNRVLVGMGEKGGRKQPFAFDGKELVTLPSLAPSPDALTLTYYLWRGREFFHTFA; this comes from the coding sequence ATGGAAATTGACCCCTTCGAATCGTCCGATGAAGCTCATCTCTGGAGCTTGAGAGTCTTTCAAAAGCTGGAGACGGCCACGCGTGTCGAAGGGACGGGTCGATCAGAATTTCCCGATCCCGATTCTCCCTTTTGGTCCTTCGCAGTCGCCAGGGAACTTACGGAGAACTGGGAGCACTATTCTCCGGATCTGAGACCAACTCCTCAAGGACCCCAAGCGAATCAATCGGTCGATCTGACGGATCCGGACGACGCATCCGATGCCTCCCTCCTCCATCAACCGAACTTCGGAGCCTTGGAGAAACTGCTTCACAAGCTCGCTCAATGGCTTCGGCAATCCGTCGCCGCTCCCTTGGACAGCGAAGAGGCAGTCCTCCGCCGCCTCGTCGCCGTGCAGTGCGCCGCGGAGCTATATCTGAAGATTCGACACGGTCGGTTCACCCGGGTTGAGGGGGCGCTGCTGCAAGTTCCCTTTGCGTCGGGCCATTCCACCGCCATTCGTATGGGGATCGATCTGCTGCTCCAGCAGCCCCCGGATGCCTGGACATCTGCTTCTCTCGCACTTAGCCCCCTTTTGCAGATCGACGATTGGGATACCTCGATCGTTTTCCCACGCGTCTTCGATACCGCCAATCCATCGATCTTGAGCTCGGCACTCGACATCGCCAACCACCTTTTCACCCAAAGAAAAGTCGATTCCCACCCCGCCAAGGAACGCTACCCTCTGTTCGTAAAGCTGCTCGGGGAAATGGTTCAGCGTTTAGGTGTTCTGGAAGAGAACCCGTCCAAGTTCGGGGACTCCGCGGAATCGATTCAACGAATCTTGTTCGATTCTGTTTCCCTCTGCGTTTCCCTTTGTCACACCATGTCGGCAATCGGAGACGCGTCGTGCATCGGCAAACTCAACCAAGCGCTCGAGCTCAAACATCGACGTATCCGCACGGAAGCCGCGTTTGCCTTAGGCAAACTGGGGGAGCAACACGGCATCGATGCTCTGGTGGAAATGGCCATCGACCCCGCGGTTCGGACCCGAGTCCTGGCGTATTCCGAAGAACTCGGGTGCATCGAGAAGATCGACGAACAGTATCGCTCGATCTTGGCCCTCGCGGAATCGCAGTTGGCGCAGTGGCTTGCTCAAGTGGAGAACATGGGACTCCCACCCACCCGACTCGAACTGCTAGAACAACGAACGCTCCCGTGGCCAGGGTTTGAGTCTCCGCAAGAATGCTTCTTGTTCCGTTTTGGCTACGGCATGCGCGACAGCGAGTTCAGCAACGTCGGATTCGCGGGCCCGACCTCCAAAGCTTTTTCGCAGGATCTCGCAAACGTCTCGATGGATGATGCCTTCGCGATCTTCGCCGGTTGGGATATCGAGCATCCGGAAGCCTACGAAACGCCTGCCGACAGGCTCTCGACGTCCGATGAAGCGACGATGATGGAATGGGGACAAATGCTGCAGCCAGACAAGTTCGAGGTCGTAGAGCCCGCGTTCCTCGCTCACTTCTTTGGCAACCGAGTGCTGGTTGGGATGGGCGAGAAGGGGGGACGCAAGCAACCCTTTGCGTTCGACGGAAAGGAGCTGGTCACGCTTCCTTCCCTTGCTCCCTCCCCCGACGCGCTCACGCTGACCTACTACCTTTGGCGAGGTCGCGAGTTCTTTCATACCTTTGCCTAA
- a CDS encoding c-type cytochrome domain-containing protein codes for MAFRVQFCLASLFVAGILVFANESQAVEPPDFVNDIQPLLQKNCVACHNLQKAEGGLNLENLDVLLKGGDSGAALQTGKSAESSLVRRVKGEEEVMPPADNKVGAKAFTPEEIALLSAWIDGGAAAGSKKNATKMEWQKIPDSVRPIYAIDATADGQFTVLGRGNQAVVYHWAALGSSEPFVLVDPSLVAPAPHGAAPSTPNNSTHLDLVQSVAIDRTGNRIATGGFRDVKIWRRADQAIADAMAANLRGSVTLAASPVDKWIAKATRAPSLEIVDTESLQTVARWDAPASIRSIDWTSDGKKVVVLLEDSHVALLPIADVVAQKTKSVAPEHLQKTDVSASQIVATIGNGFLLHTTDGQFQSWQWNGASESERGWIKTELGKEIAQLVSIDFAAPDRVLAATQDGSAHLYSVSQAKLERTIPHGSAISHAMLSSDGNTLVTVGTDGVAKGWNAADGKALWENRLDLESQRAIEESETRFTRFKAKVDRAASQVPELEKSQKAEADNVAKLQKTKSEIQEALTKKAAEFDAQTKQVTEGEAAVQATTAALEEAKKKLEQSQKDLEARKANLAKAEAAKKEENAKLENLDKTLAAADQSAAKAAATLASFQKQLETDKAELATLEKSAQDVKGSKPPIPVSQAAITPDGKTCVTVRTNGSLHAFRVDRGTNQSTMAGNLVPPAALALTVDGQALAVHEDGRSIHWGLANRWSLEKTIGTAEESPFSDRVTALDFSHDGKLLVVGSGPPSRFGDLKLLDVETSTIRKDWGQVHSDTIFVAKFSPDGQKVATGGADKLVRLHAVNAESAPRTLEGHTHHVLGLAWQDDGFLLASSSADNTVKIWDVELGQAQRTIAGFGKEVTALSFVGRSTQILSSSADQQVRLHNAADGKLIRAIGGPADALYSLTAITPDVANTKTAMVAAGGQDGMLWVWQVEDGKAIQQIK; via the coding sequence ATGGCTTTCCGAGTTCAATTCTGTCTTGCCTCGTTGTTCGTCGCCGGAATCTTGGTATTCGCGAACGAGTCTCAAGCAGTCGAGCCACCTGATTTCGTCAACGATATTCAGCCATTGCTGCAGAAAAACTGCGTCGCCTGCCACAATCTTCAAAAGGCTGAGGGGGGGCTCAACCTGGAGAACCTCGACGTTCTTCTCAAAGGGGGCGATAGCGGCGCGGCATTGCAAACCGGGAAATCGGCCGAAAGCAGCCTGGTCCGACGCGTCAAAGGGGAAGAGGAGGTCATGCCCCCCGCCGATAATAAAGTCGGAGCGAAAGCCTTTACGCCGGAAGAAATCGCCCTCCTGTCTGCTTGGATTGACGGTGGTGCAGCGGCTGGTTCTAAGAAGAACGCGACCAAGATGGAGTGGCAAAAGATTCCCGATTCGGTCCGCCCTATTTATGCGATCGATGCGACCGCGGATGGTCAGTTCACCGTCCTTGGTCGGGGGAATCAAGCGGTGGTATACCATTGGGCTGCTCTCGGTTCGTCCGAACCGTTTGTCTTGGTCGACCCGAGCTTAGTCGCCCCAGCTCCTCATGGCGCGGCGCCCTCGACCCCGAACAATTCCACGCACCTAGATTTGGTCCAGTCAGTGGCTATCGATCGGACCGGGAACCGCATTGCAACAGGTGGTTTTCGCGACGTGAAAATCTGGCGTAGGGCGGACCAAGCGATCGCCGATGCCATGGCTGCCAATCTTCGAGGAAGCGTGACGCTGGCGGCTTCTCCGGTGGATAAATGGATTGCGAAAGCCACGCGCGCTCCGAGCTTGGAGATCGTCGATACCGAGTCCCTTCAGACAGTAGCACGCTGGGACGCTCCAGCCTCGATCCGTTCGATCGATTGGACATCCGATGGCAAGAAGGTGGTCGTATTGCTGGAGGACTCTCATGTCGCTCTGCTACCGATCGCGGATGTTGTCGCGCAAAAGACCAAGTCCGTTGCGCCGGAACATCTGCAGAAAACGGATGTTTCGGCATCGCAGATCGTCGCGACCATTGGGAACGGGTTTTTGCTACACACCACCGACGGCCAGTTTCAGTCCTGGCAGTGGAATGGTGCTAGCGAAAGCGAACGGGGCTGGATCAAGACGGAGCTTGGAAAAGAGATCGCGCAGTTGGTTTCAATCGACTTCGCGGCTCCGGATCGAGTGTTGGCAGCCACCCAAGACGGCTCCGCCCACCTCTATTCTGTTTCCCAGGCAAAACTCGAAAGGACCATTCCTCACGGTTCGGCTATTTCTCACGCTATGCTTTCTAGCGATGGGAATACTTTGGTTACTGTCGGTACCGATGGAGTCGCGAAAGGTTGGAATGCAGCGGATGGTAAAGCCCTTTGGGAGAACCGATTGGATTTGGAGTCGCAGCGAGCGATTGAAGAATCCGAGACCCGTTTTACCCGCTTCAAAGCCAAGGTAGATCGAGCGGCATCGCAAGTCCCCGAGCTGGAGAAGAGTCAAAAAGCGGAAGCGGATAACGTTGCCAAGCTCCAAAAGACCAAGTCCGAAATCCAAGAGGCACTTACTAAGAAGGCCGCCGAGTTCGACGCGCAAACCAAACAAGTCACCGAGGGAGAGGCTGCTGTCCAAGCAACGACAGCCGCACTGGAGGAGGCCAAGAAGAAACTGGAGCAATCGCAAAAGGACTTGGAGGCTCGCAAAGCCAACCTAGCCAAGGCGGAGGCTGCAAAGAAGGAAGAGAACGCCAAACTCGAGAACTTGGACAAGACCCTTGCTGCAGCCGATCAATCCGCAGCAAAGGCCGCAGCCACTCTCGCCAGTTTTCAAAAGCAACTGGAAACGGACAAAGCCGAGCTCGCAACGCTGGAGAAGTCCGCACAAGATGTGAAGGGGAGCAAACCACCGATTCCCGTCAGCCAAGCCGCCATCACACCCGACGGGAAAACATGCGTGACCGTTCGCACGAATGGATCGCTCCACGCGTTTCGAGTCGATCGCGGGACGAATCAATCGACGATGGCGGGGAATCTTGTCCCACCCGCGGCCCTCGCGCTGACGGTGGATGGACAAGCCTTGGCCGTCCACGAGGATGGTCGCTCGATCCACTGGGGATTGGCGAATCGATGGTCGTTAGAAAAAACGATTGGCACTGCGGAGGAGTCTCCCTTCAGCGACCGAGTCACCGCTTTGGATTTCAGTCACGATGGGAAACTACTCGTGGTGGGTAGCGGGCCGCCGAGCCGATTTGGGGACCTCAAGCTTTTGGACGTCGAGACAAGCACCATTCGGAAAGACTGGGGCCAGGTGCACAGCGACACCATCTTTGTTGCCAAGTTCTCGCCGGACGGTCAGAAGGTCGCGACCGGAGGGGCCGATAAACTTGTTCGGCTTCATGCCGTCAACGCAGAAAGCGCTCCGAGGACGCTCGAGGGACACACCCACCATGTTCTCGGTCTGGCTTGGCAAGACGACGGTTTCTTGCTCGCAAGCTCCAGCGCGGACAACACCGTCAAGATTTGGGATGTGGAGCTTGGCCAAGCCCAGCGAACCATTGCAGGATTCGGCAAAGAAGTCACAGCGCTTTCTTTTGTAGGACGCAGCACCCAGATCCTTTCCTCGTCGGCGGACCAACAAGTTCGGTTGCACAACGCAGCCGACGGAAAGCTGATTCGAGCGATCGGAGGCCCTGCCGATGCACTGTACAGTTTGACGGCGATCACGCCGGACGTGGCGAACACCAAAACCGCGATGGTCGCCGCTGGTGGTCAAGACGGAATGCTTTGGGTCTGGCAAGTCGAGGACGGCAAAGCGATTCAGCAGATCAAATAG
- a CDS encoding Gfo/Idh/MocA family protein, which produces MTSLSRRSVLGATLSAAAIASATPRSLALPHPKPRYLNERVGVGAIGLRYQGSVIAHKAQMYGDIVAVCDVDRHVRDQAKAAFGSTPASFEDYQQLLARKDVDVVLIGTPDHWHTKMVIDACRAGKDVYCEKPLTLTIDEGKQLVKAVRETGRVVQVGSWQRSDERFRLAVEMVRAGRLGNLKQVDVVLGKNGVGGPFMPRQIPSHLNWNLWQGQAPDVPYVEERCHYTFRWWYEYSGGQMTDWGAHHVDIAQWAIGSNPVEIDGKGRFANQLDSYNVPIDFSVDYLFENGVRMTVRDEGENGILFTGDRGRIFVNRGKITGAPVERLADQPLPREDWNVYSTDNLDRPLRAGKLDAIINHMGNFFDCVESRQRPISDVEGQHRSVSSCHLANISIRLGRKLRWDPAAERFDDDKEANGHLQREQRKGFEIV; this is translated from the coding sequence ATGACCTCTCTTTCTCGACGTTCGGTCCTCGGGGCCACACTTAGTGCTGCAGCCATCGCTTCCGCAACGCCTCGCTCTCTGGCGCTTCCGCATCCCAAGCCACGTTACCTCAATGAGCGGGTGGGAGTCGGTGCGATCGGTCTTCGATACCAAGGAAGCGTCATCGCGCACAAGGCGCAGATGTATGGTGACATCGTCGCGGTTTGCGATGTCGATCGCCATGTGCGCGATCAAGCCAAGGCAGCCTTTGGCAGCACCCCTGCCAGTTTCGAAGATTACCAGCAACTCCTCGCCCGAAAAGACGTCGACGTAGTCTTGATTGGTACCCCCGATCACTGGCATACGAAAATGGTGATCGATGCGTGCAGGGCCGGTAAAGATGTTTACTGCGAGAAGCCGCTCACCCTGACCATTGACGAAGGAAAGCAACTGGTAAAAGCCGTACGCGAGACGGGGCGAGTTGTTCAGGTAGGTTCGTGGCAACGAAGTGACGAACGCTTTCGACTGGCGGTCGAGATGGTCCGGGCTGGTCGGCTCGGTAACTTGAAACAGGTCGACGTTGTTCTTGGAAAGAACGGAGTCGGCGGACCCTTCATGCCTCGCCAGATCCCCTCCCATCTCAATTGGAATCTTTGGCAAGGCCAGGCTCCGGACGTTCCTTACGTGGAGGAACGATGCCATTACACATTCCGATGGTGGTACGAATACTCGGGCGGACAGATGACCGATTGGGGGGCTCACCATGTCGATATTGCGCAGTGGGCGATCGGTTCCAATCCGGTTGAGATCGACGGGAAGGGGCGGTTTGCCAATCAACTTGACAGCTACAACGTCCCCATCGATTTCTCGGTTGACTACCTCTTTGAAAATGGGGTTCGCATGACGGTGCGCGACGAAGGGGAAAATGGTATCCTCTTCACCGGAGATCGTGGCCGAATCTTCGTCAATCGCGGTAAGATCACCGGGGCCCCGGTAGAGCGATTGGCTGACCAGCCTTTGCCCCGAGAAGATTGGAATGTTTACTCGACCGACAACCTGGATCGCCCGCTTCGCGCTGGAAAACTCGATGCCATCATCAACCACATGGGGAATTTCTTCGATTGTGTGGAATCACGGCAGCGACCGATTTCCGACGTGGAGGGCCAGCATCGCAGCGTCTCATCCTGCCATCTCGCAAATATCTCCATTCGGTTGGGCCGGAAGCTCCGATGGGATCCGGCAGCAGAACGCTTTGACGATGACAAGGAAGCAAACGGACACTTGCAGCGCGAGCAACGAAAAGGCTTCGAAATCGTCTAG
- a CDS encoding DEAD/DEAH box helicase, with product MESKIAETFEELGLSPIMMRALAKLGYERPSPIQSRVIPWALEGYDLIGQARTGTGKTASFAIPILEQLDPLRVCPSPQALVLVPTRELAAQVHGEFVKLADGCPTEILEVAGGKHLDRQTRKLREGVQVVVGTPGRVIDHIQRGSLDLRRLWCVVLDEADRMLDIGFRPDIERILRRCPENRQTLLLSATLAAEVKELANRYLFEPVHIDCSNKDISVETIEQRYLTVAPEKKLETLLALLERERPPQTIIFCRTKLGTAKLHNQLERQLHRYPDLKHLRLATIHGNMNQSQRDAVFKQLREGSIQILVATDVVGRGIDVSTISHIINWDLPDDCSDYVHRVGRTGRMGREGIAFSFVAKGQGQMLTEIEHKINRLLVLDPLSENHATMSREVITPTVIRDEVEIGSAPESFGLVAHGATKKPRLNRMRRSLSDRERRR from the coding sequence ATGGAATCAAAAATCGCTGAGACGTTTGAAGAGCTCGGACTATCTCCGATCATGATGAGGGCCCTTGCCAAACTCGGATACGAACGCCCGTCACCCATCCAATCGCGTGTCATTCCTTGGGCCTTGGAGGGGTACGATCTCATCGGCCAGGCGCGAACAGGAACCGGTAAAACAGCTTCCTTCGCGATCCCGATCTTGGAGCAGCTCGACCCACTGCGAGTCTGCCCTTCCCCCCAAGCCTTGGTTTTGGTCCCCACTCGAGAATTGGCTGCCCAAGTCCATGGGGAATTTGTCAAGCTGGCCGATGGCTGCCCGACAGAGATCCTCGAGGTCGCCGGTGGCAAGCATTTGGACCGCCAAACCCGCAAGCTTCGAGAAGGGGTGCAAGTCGTCGTCGGAACACCGGGGCGTGTGATTGACCACATCCAGCGAGGATCGCTCGATTTGCGGCGCCTTTGGTGTGTGGTGCTCGACGAAGCGGATCGCATGCTCGATATCGGCTTCCGACCCGACATTGAACGGATCCTTCGCAGGTGTCCCGAAAACCGTCAGACCCTTCTCCTCAGCGCGACGTTGGCCGCAGAGGTGAAAGAGCTGGCCAACCGCTATCTCTTTGAGCCGGTCCATATCGACTGCTCAAATAAGGACATCTCCGTCGAGACGATCGAGCAACGTTATCTTACGGTTGCACCGGAGAAGAAGCTGGAGACGCTGCTGGCTCTACTCGAACGAGAGCGTCCACCCCAAACCATCATCTTCTGTCGAACCAAACTCGGGACTGCGAAACTGCATAACCAGCTTGAACGCCAGTTGCACCGATACCCAGACTTGAAACATCTCCGCCTGGCGACCATTCACGGGAATATGAATCAATCGCAACGCGACGCGGTATTCAAGCAGTTGCGGGAGGGCTCGATCCAGATCTTGGTCGCGACCGATGTCGTCGGACGAGGAATCGATGTTTCGACAATCTCCCATATCATCAACTGGGATCTGCCGGATGACTGCAGCGACTACGTCCACCGAGTCGGCCGTACCGGACGGATGGGGCGAGAGGGAATTGCATTCTCGTTCGTGGCCAAAGGACAAGGTCAGATGCTGACGGAGATCGAGCATAAGATCAATCGACTGCTGGTGCTCGACCCTCTATCGGAAAACCATGCAACCATGTCCCGCGAGGTGATCACTCCGACCGTCATTCGGGACGAAGTAGAAATTGGATCTGCACCGGAAAGTTTTGGTCTGGTCGCCCATGGAGCTACGAAGAAACCTCGACTCAACCGGATGCGACGCTCCCTCAGCGACCGCGAACGCCGCCGCTAG
- a CDS encoding alpha/beta hydrolase family protein — translation MNPSNLPHRRSFLSHIASTSLVLSATAGPSSLGQRALGAPLFAPQEKAWQPLQRFSRMTQEWLIDQVRQAEEEGNRLRAQVRSPEEAAQYVASCQERARQCFGPLPEKTPLHAKVMKVTERDTYRIENVIFQSRPGFWVTANLYVPKGLRGKAPGVVGTCGHSANGKAAEAYQSFAQGLARLGYVSLIYDPIGQGERLQYSAPDRKAKWSSGVSEHIQMGNQQTLVGEFLGTWFAWDGIRALDYLLTREEVDPNHVGVTGNSGGGTQTTWLCALESRWTMAAPACFITTFRRNAENELPADTEQCPPKALALRMDHSDFLAAMAPKPMVILAQEKDFFDVRGAEEAYERLKGLYTAMGKPDNLQLVIGPNYHGFSQENRESMYRFFNTHTQLKDRDVESDMVIESDETLWCTPRGSVADLESKTVFSYTRDIAQSHQSTRQKPTASELPERIRTTLRIVAPSGDPEYRILRSVGNRLYPAKEYATYAVDTEVGIQAIVTMLSPENWMSRPSQDLTDVILYVSHRSSDSELRDDAWLREQVRAAGVTPFFACDVRGIGDSQPDTCGANQFDNPYGSDYFGAAHGLMLDRPVLGQRVTDCLHTIRWLEAMGTRRIHLLGAGWGAVVAALAGVMSSTVNRVTLKNALVSFQSVAETEDYDWPFAMLPPGILKTFDLPDCYEALAAKNLQQVDPWGAKDGKR, via the coding sequence ATGAATCCCTCCAACCTCCCCCACCGCCGATCGTTTCTTTCTCACATCGCCTCTACCTCTCTCGTGCTGAGCGCCACCGCGGGGCCCTCTTCGCTCGGGCAAAGGGCTCTCGGTGCTCCCCTCTTCGCGCCGCAGGAGAAAGCTTGGCAGCCTCTCCAGCGATTCAGCCGGATGACCCAGGAGTGGCTCATCGATCAGGTTCGACAAGCCGAGGAGGAGGGGAACCGATTGCGAGCCCAAGTCCGCTCCCCGGAGGAGGCTGCGCAGTACGTAGCCAGCTGCCAGGAACGCGCACGGCAATGCTTCGGACCTTTGCCCGAAAAGACACCCCTTCACGCCAAAGTCATGAAGGTCACGGAGCGGGACACCTATCGAATCGAGAATGTGATCTTCCAAAGCCGCCCCGGATTTTGGGTGACTGCCAATCTCTATGTTCCGAAGGGGCTACGAGGGAAAGCGCCGGGAGTCGTCGGCACCTGCGGTCACTCGGCCAATGGCAAAGCGGCCGAAGCCTACCAGTCTTTCGCGCAGGGTTTAGCGAGACTTGGTTATGTCTCGCTGATCTACGACCCGATCGGCCAAGGGGAGCGCCTGCAGTACTCCGCGCCAGATCGCAAAGCCAAATGGTCTTCCGGCGTCTCCGAGCACATCCAAATGGGGAACCAGCAGACGTTGGTCGGCGAGTTCCTGGGGACGTGGTTTGCATGGGATGGAATCCGTGCCCTCGATTACTTGCTGACTCGCGAAGAGGTGGACCCTAACCATGTCGGTGTCACCGGAAACTCCGGCGGCGGCACCCAGACGACTTGGCTTTGCGCCTTGGAATCCCGTTGGACGATGGCCGCCCCCGCTTGCTTCATCACCACCTTCCGACGGAATGCTGAAAACGAACTCCCTGCGGACACCGAGCAGTGCCCACCGAAGGCCCTCGCGCTGCGTATGGACCACTCGGACTTCCTCGCCGCGATGGCTCCCAAGCCGATGGTGATTCTCGCCCAAGAGAAGGACTTCTTCGACGTTCGCGGTGCAGAGGAGGCGTACGAGCGGCTCAAGGGACTCTACACCGCGATGGGGAAACCAGACAACCTGCAATTGGTCATCGGCCCCAACTACCACGGGTTTTCCCAAGAGAACCGTGAATCGATGTACCGATTCTTCAACACACATACCCAATTGAAAGATCGCGATGTCGAATCGGACATGGTTATTGAGAGTGACGAAACACTCTGGTGCACTCCTAGGGGTTCGGTCGCCGACTTAGAATCCAAAACCGTTTTCTCTTACACGCGAGATATCGCCCAATCGCACCAAAGCACAAGGCAGAAGCCGACCGCTAGCGAATTGCCAGAACGTATCCGGACAACGTTGCGCATTGTCGCGCCGTCGGGTGATCCCGAGTACCGCATCTTACGAAGCGTCGGCAATCGCCTTTATCCAGCGAAGGAGTATGCGACCTATGCCGTCGACACCGAGGTAGGAATACAAGCGATCGTGACGATGCTCTCGCCCGAGAATTGGATGTCCCGTCCGAGTCAGGATCTCACCGATGTCATACTCTATGTCTCGCATCGCTCGAGCGATAGCGAACTGCGTGACGACGCTTGGCTCCGTGAACAGGTCCGAGCGGCAGGTGTTACACCCTTTTTCGCATGCGACGTTCGTGGAATTGGAGATTCACAACCGGACACGTGCGGCGCCAACCAATTCGACAACCCCTACGGCAGTGACTACTTCGGTGCAGCCCATGGCCTCATGCTGGATCGTCCCGTCTTAGGTCAACGAGTGACGGATTGTTTGCACACGATCCGGTGGCTTGAAGCCATGGGGACCCGACGGATCCATCTCCTAGGAGCTGGCTGGGGTGCGGTGGTTGCAGCATTGGCGGGTGTTATGAGTTCCACCGTGAATCGTGTGACGCTGAAAAATGCCTTGGTCTCGTTTCAGTCGGTCGCGGAGACCGAAGACTACGATTGGCCCTTTGCGATGCTCCCTCCGGGTATCCTGAAAACATTTGATCTGCCAGACTGCTACGAAGCCTTGGCAGCGAAAAATCTTCAGCAAGTGGACCCATGGGGAGCAAAGGATGGGAAACGCTAA